In Nitrobacteraceae bacterium AZCC 1564, the following proteins share a genomic window:
- a CDS encoding malonate transporter (product_source=KO:K13936; cog=COG0679; ko=KO:K13936; pfam=PF03547; transmembrane_helix_parts=Outside_1_3,TMhelix_4_23,Inside_24_29,TMhelix_30_52,Outside_53_64,TMhelix_65_87,Inside_88_99,TMhelix_100_122,Outside_123_126,TMhelix_127_149,Inside_150_161,TMhelix_162_184,Outside_185_198,TMhelix_199_218,Inside_219_230,TMhelix_231_253,Outside_254_256,TMhelix_257_275,Inside_276_286,TMhelix_287_309,Outside_310_317), with amino-acid sequence MIDILNLALPYFGLIFIGYTCGKYKRLPEAGLAWMNFFLLYVSLPALFFRILAKTPFEELNNPPFVIATTLATASAFTLSMLGARLIGRLSLRESAMAGLGGGYGNIGYMGPGLALSMLGTQAAVPVALVFCFDTIFLFSIVPLLMVLTDGQKRPLLPTIGLIAKHILFHPLIVASYCGALVAALHIHPPAAIDGMLQFLQSSAAPVALFALGVTVALRPFYRVPWEVPGIVLVKLILHPLIVSGLLILLGPFPPQWAAAALLLASLPPALNVFVIARQYDTWIEQASAAVLVGTFVSVVTLTTVMWLIKTGAVTFP; translated from the coding sequence ATGATCGATATCTTGAATCTTGCACTGCCGTATTTCGGATTGATCTTCATCGGTTACACCTGCGGCAAATACAAACGCCTGCCGGAGGCGGGTTTGGCCTGGATGAACTTTTTCCTGCTCTACGTATCCCTGCCAGCGTTATTCTTTAGAATACTCGCAAAGACCCCGTTCGAGGAGCTTAACAATCCTCCATTTGTGATCGCGACAACGCTGGCGACAGCGAGCGCTTTCACTCTGTCAATGCTCGGCGCCAGGCTGATCGGGCGACTGTCCCTGCGCGAGTCCGCAATGGCTGGGCTGGGGGGAGGGTACGGGAACATCGGCTATATGGGGCCCGGCCTTGCGCTCTCGATGCTCGGTACACAGGCTGCTGTTCCTGTTGCGCTGGTCTTCTGCTTCGACACGATCTTCCTGTTTTCAATCGTTCCGCTGTTGATGGTGCTGACTGACGGCCAAAAGAGACCGTTGCTGCCGACGATCGGCCTAATCGCCAAGCACATCCTCTTCCATCCTTTGATCGTCGCTTCATATTGCGGCGCACTCGTTGCTGCGCTCCACATTCACCCACCGGCAGCGATCGACGGCATGTTGCAGTTCCTGCAGAGTTCTGCCGCGCCGGTCGCTCTCTTCGCGTTGGGTGTTACGGTTGCGCTCCGTCCGTTCTACCGTGTCCCATGGGAAGTTCCGGGCATCGTGCTGGTGAAGCTCATCCTTCACCCACTTATCGTATCCGGCCTTCTAATTCTGCTTGGACCTTTTCCTCCGCAATGGGCTGCGGCGGCACTGTTGCTTGCATCGCTGCCGCCAGCGTTGAACGTTTTCGTGATCGCACGTCAGTACGATACCTGGATCGAGCAGGCGTCAGCAGCTGTTCTGGTCGGAACATTCGTGTCGGTGGTAACACTGACGACGGTGATGTGGCTGATCAAAACCGGCGCGGTCACGTTTCCTTGA
- a CDS encoding 2-octaprenyl-6-methoxyphenol hydroxylase (product_source=KO:K03185; cath_funfam=3.50.50.60; cog=COG0654; ko=KO:K03185; pfam=PF01494; superfamily=51905; tigrfam=TIGR01988) encodes MSASSSVPHDYQAVVVGGGPAGLATAIALACAGVRTALVARRSPYADNRTTALLGGSVDFLQSLDVWRRCQDKAAALRVMRLVDDTRRLIRAPEVKFSSDEIGLDTFGYNIENRVLLAAMEERAAELSSLTRIDDDAETVSALETGVEVRTKESTFSAALVVGADGRHSLCREAAGIGVRRRELNQSALTLNVAHTRPHHNISTEFHTESGPCVFVPLPGDHSSVVWVLSPTEAGRLKALSEEALSEAVERQSHSILGRMSVAHGRHVFPLAIEQPERLAAKRIALVGEAAHVLPPIGAQGLNMGLRDAADLSDAVRKSLAHGEDPGAASTLKRYERARRADVFSRTFMVDMANRTLLNDFLPLQSLRAAGMHLLATVGPLRKLAMREGLEPSWRSR; translated from the coding sequence ATGAGTGCTTCTTCTTCCGTCCCGCATGACTATCAGGCCGTTGTTGTCGGCGGTGGCCCGGCAGGCTTGGCGACCGCGATTGCATTGGCCTGCGCAGGCGTCAGGACTGCCCTGGTTGCACGACGATCCCCCTACGCTGACAACCGCACCACCGCCTTGCTCGGCGGATCGGTAGACTTTCTCCAGTCCTTGGACGTCTGGCGACGTTGTCAGGATAAGGCGGCCGCGTTGCGCGTGATGCGTCTGGTCGACGATACGCGTCGCCTGATCCGCGCGCCAGAAGTCAAGTTTTCGTCCGATGAGATCGGCCTGGATACGTTCGGCTATAATATCGAAAATCGCGTGCTCCTCGCGGCGATGGAAGAGCGCGCTGCAGAACTCTCTAGCCTGACCCGCATCGACGATGATGCGGAGACTGTCTCTGCGCTGGAAACCGGCGTCGAAGTGCGAACCAAGGAAAGCACCTTTTCGGCGGCTCTCGTCGTCGGCGCGGACGGTCGCCATTCGCTTTGCCGGGAAGCCGCCGGTATCGGCGTGCGACGACGTGAACTCAATCAGTCCGCACTGACGTTGAACGTCGCGCACACGCGTCCGCACCACAACATATCAACGGAATTCCATACGGAGTCCGGGCCCTGCGTGTTTGTGCCGCTCCCCGGAGACCATTCAAGCGTGGTCTGGGTGCTTAGCCCAACTGAGGCGGGGCGCCTGAAAGCGCTGAGCGAAGAAGCGCTCAGCGAAGCTGTCGAGCGTCAGTCTCACTCCATTTTAGGCCGCATGAGCGTCGCACACGGACGCCATGTCTTCCCGCTGGCAATCGAGCAGCCCGAGCGACTGGCGGCGAAACGCATCGCATTGGTTGGAGAGGCCGCGCATGTTCTGCCGCCAATTGGCGCGCAGGGATTAAACATGGGATTGCGCGATGCCGCAGATCTCAGCGATGCCGTTCGCAAGTCCCTCGCTCATGGCGAAGATCCCGGTGCCGCTAGCACACTCAAACGCTATGAGCGCGCGCGACGGGCTGACGTCTTTAGCCGGACCTTCATGGTCGACATGGCCAACCGAACCCTTCTGAATGATTTCCTGCCGCTGCAATCGTTACGTGCTGCCGGCATGCATTTGCTGGCGACGGTTGGTCCGCTCCGCAAGCTTGCAATGCGCGAGGGTCTCGAACCGTCCTGGCGTTCGCGCTGA
- a CDS encoding phosphatidylcholine synthase (product_source=KO:K01004; cog=COG1183; ko=KO:K01004; superfamily=81343; transmembrane_helix_parts=Inside_1_20,TMhelix_21_43,Outside_44_105,TMhelix_106_128,Inside_129_139,TMhelix_140_157,Outside_158_161,TMhelix_162_181,Inside_182_192,TMhelix_193_210,Outside_211_213,TMhelix_214_233,Inside_234_245), with translation MDDKPGPQIEPKLPVTTRLCAFGVHIFTALGGAIALIAMLEAVREHWAAMFAWLGVALIIDGLDGPLARRFKVEETLPNWSGDTLDLVVDFLTYVFVPAYAITASGLLVPLATPLLGAAIVISGALYFADRRMKTGDNHFRGFPALWNAAAFYLFLLKPPAVVGSILLAVLVILTFVPFNVLHPVRTARFRKLNLVLIALWAILAIMTVAANFVVPWWLTAALCAIGVYILFIDTVIRMTGWNRP, from the coding sequence ATGGATGATAAGCCCGGTCCACAAATCGAGCCAAAATTGCCGGTGACAACGCGCCTGTGCGCCTTTGGCGTTCATATTTTTACGGCTCTTGGAGGCGCCATCGCACTGATTGCGATGCTCGAGGCGGTGAGGGAGCATTGGGCCGCCATGTTCGCCTGGCTCGGCGTCGCGCTCATCATCGACGGCCTCGATGGACCATTGGCCCGCCGCTTCAAGGTGGAGGAAACTCTGCCGAACTGGTCCGGTGATACGCTCGATCTGGTCGTCGATTTCCTGACCTACGTTTTCGTTCCGGCCTATGCCATTACCGCGAGCGGATTACTTGTCCCGCTGGCGACGCCGTTGCTCGGTGCCGCTATTGTCATTTCGGGCGCGCTCTATTTTGCCGACCGCCGTATGAAGACCGGTGACAATCACTTTCGCGGCTTTCCCGCATTGTGGAATGCCGCAGCGTTTTATCTGTTTCTGCTCAAGCCACCGGCCGTTGTTGGCAGCATCCTGCTTGCGGTGTTGGTTATCCTGACATTTGTGCCGTTCAACGTCCTGCATCCGGTGCGCACGGCCCGATTTCGCAAACTGAATTTAGTGCTGATCGCGCTGTGGGCTATATTGGCGATCATGACAGTCGCCGCAAACTTCGTGGTGCCGTGGTGGCTGACCGCAGCGCTTTGTGCCATCGGAGTCTACATCCTCTTCATCGATACCGTCATTCGAATGACCGGGTGGAATCGCCCATGA